The sequence below is a genomic window from Ipomoea triloba cultivar NCNSP0323 chromosome 2, ASM357664v1.
TAGCATTAATTACGGAGAAGACAACTGTCAAATCTGCACGACTCCCACTCTCCTCATGCCTCATCACGTGACCCGAAAAAGCAGGTCATCATGGAGTCCTTCGACCTTTGAAAAACCAGTTGCAGTTAGGGGAAATCAAAGATCACGAAAATCTCTCAAAGCTGCAAACCCTCTCGCAAATCTCACACAAAATCAAAAATCTTGAAACGAAGCTCTACAATGGATCAAGATGAAACCCAATATTTTGATTTCAACAGACTCACAAACAGATATCCCTCTGAAATTCAACATCAAGCATCACGAGAGATGGTCATGATAATAAACAACAAGATAAAACCTCCAGGAGGAGAACCAATCTGGTTGTGGTACTCAAGAGCAGAGCAACTAGACTACCTGAAAGGGTTCCTCAAACCACTTGCATTCGAGAAAGAAGAAACAGCTAAGGCCAAGGATCCTGAGGTTTATTCTGAAACATCAtcctttcttcatttttttttaataaatgactATACATGAACAACATAGTTTCtgcctttaatatttttttcaggATATAATTGTTCTATCAGATACTGAGGATGACATTAACCCAGAAAATGTCACTGTAGAAAAACCTATGCCCTTAGTGTCTGTAAAACAAGAACCAATAGATGATGAACATGAAAAATTGCCTGTCCCTAAGAAAAATCTACCCGTGCCAGATAATGTCAACCCAGAGTCAGCTGTAGTATATGGTCCTCATTAACTTGAACCTCCTGCTTCCCTTTTCACCAAACTCAACTTGTTTAACATCATGGATGAACACAGAAGATCAACCTCTCTCACAAATAGACTGTCTATTCCCCTGAATATCCCACAAACTACAAAACCCACACAAGATAAAATTCTGTCTTTGCCATCACCACAAACCACACAAGTAGAAATTCCTGAACATCAAAATCCTGAAAATCCTCTCCCAATCCAGTTAGAAAACTCTCATACTGATGAAACTAGGTCTGAACCTCAATCTGAACCAAATCCTGAAACAACACCTACCATCCCCATTGATGATTCTCCACTAGATTTTGAGTTTGAAACAGGAAATCCTCCAGAATTACTAGTTGCAGAACAAACTGATGAAGAAGACAATCTGACATTGTCTCAAGTGAAGAAGAACCAAGCAAAGgcaaaaggaaagaagaagattCAAGAAGAACATGTGGACAAAAATCCTGTGGCAAAAATTCAAGTTTTTCCCGCCCTTGTCACCAGGCGAAAAACCAGGTCATCCACAACACAACAGGAGAAGGAAACCCCCTCACCAACACGAAAAACCAAGAGAAAACAGCCAATTGCTGAACAACCTGTCCCTGTGGAAACCACTGCTagtaagaagagaaagaagaacacCACTCAAACTCAGCAACCTGAAAGCCAGCCGGATGTCTCTGCCGTAACACCCCTTGAAGTAATCACCCCTCAATTCCTATCTGATGAGTATGCTGCAAGATGGGACTCaacaaacaaaaggaaaatcctAAGCGAAAGGTATCTTGATGTTGAAAAGTTCAAGTCTTAGTGCCAACTTATGCCAGTGTTTGAGAAGCTAAACCTTGTCAAGTCTGTAACAACTCAGACTAGCTATCCACCTATTGCCATCAAGGAATTTTATGCAAACCTTATGAAAACTATCAAGGAGGCCGGCTCACATTTATGGACGTGTTTGGCTGAGAGGAAACGAATACAACTTTGACACACGTACCATCAATCTGTATCTGGGCATAGATACAAGTGACATTGAAGACCCTGTTATTGGTGCAAATACAATCACGAAGGTCATTACAGGAGGAACATACAGCTATTGGCCTGCTGAAACCAACATGTTGCCAGCCAAATCTCTCACAACAAAGTATgctatactgcacaaactagCCATGACAAACTGGATGCCAAATAAACACCGAGGAGGTTTAAACTTTCTTATGGCCACCCTGATCTACAAGATAGGCAAAGGTATTCCTGTTGACTTAGGTGACATCATCTTCAAACATGTGGCATCCTTCAGAAAACCAGAGTCTAAGGAGAGCAAGGTAAAACTGCCCTTTTCCCTGCACAATTTATGGAGTTCTGCGCTCACAAGGGTTCAAACCAGAACCAAATGAACCTATGGAGGCACCACAAGTCAGAACAATCGATGCCAGACTCAAACAAGGAAGTCATGTGCTTGACATCTTTCCAGAACATGCAAGCAACTCAGCCCCAGCTCTGAACCTTGATGCACCATTTACCAGCAAACTCACAGCCCAGCACCTTGACAAAAGCATCAGAGATCTTAACACGATCATACAGATACTTGTTGAAAAGAGAACAATTGAGATGCAGTTACGTGAACAATTGAGATTGAGAGATCAAGAGATGACTGCTGCTGTCACTGAAACACCCACTGATACATCTACTGCACATGAAGCTGATTCTATCGCACCTGAAGTTGATTCCACCGCAAACAGTCAGGAGGATGTATCCTCAGAATCTGAATGATTCTTTTCTAAAACCTAGGTTGTCTTTTCTGCTTGGTCCTGCTAAGGAGTCTTGTGGCTACAGATTCACAAGTTCCTGGCAATAGGGGGAGTAGAAACAACCTTCTACACATTGGTCACTTGGTTACTTGTCACTTGGTTATTGGTTACTTGGTTACTTGGTTACTAAAATCCCACTGATTGAATGGGTTATTTGTAATAGGGTCTTATGTTAGTTTATGGTCCTTTTTGTTTTGTATGATGATATAATCATCTTCATATTCTGTCAGTTATTTAATTCTGTTTTGGACTACTGTTTTGGACTATGTTTTGAATGAACGCTGTTTTTTACTATCTCTGATATTTTAAGAAGATTGTTGTAAATTGCCAAGAAACTTGctacaaagggggagattgttaataaaaattgctaaaaagaaaattatttgtgAAACTCCCTAAGTTGTAACAAGTCCTTGTGACAATTATGTTAGTTCAGCAGATAATTCAAAAACAAGTTGTCTTATGATGTATTAGGTTTCCTATAGTTCAGCAGAAGGATTAGAAGACCTTAAAGACAGCTTGCTGAAAGAAACACTGAACCAAGACAAGGAAGACAATAAGAGGAATCAGAGTCAGTTACGAAGGCTTCAAATTTAACTGCTTCAAACTTAACCGAAGCtgggcaacatatatatatgaggaaaaTTTCCAGTGATCGTGCTcacaaaagaaaatacaaaagatcTAAATGGGAAAGCTTCCTTAGATGTGATAACACGGtatcttgacaaagcttacctttgattcaagatgcaTCTTCTTCATGAAGTATCGGGCAAGCAATCACTCTGAAGGCAGTGGCGCTAcaattgagggggagcctcaattcaagaagatcgggagatcaagtattcttcaactcttcaaggctgaactctagaatggtgatgatgaagatttctaGAGTTGCCGTGTGATTCTCTACTGTAAACGGGTGATACATTTCCAgattgatcaatgaagagttgggcaatcagagtgatgccccccagatgtaggaattgagattccgaactgggttactAATTCTTGGTGTTCTTACTGCTTTATTATTCTCTTGCACATTATCTGCATAATACTCCTTGTTCTATTCTTTGCACTAGATCAGTGAATAGCTAAAAGGTCATCTAACAAATCtagtaattggatttaatagttgGAAGACCCTTTTAGAATCTTAGATCAAGAACACGATAGTCTAAGTTTTTCAACTTAGTTAGTTTGGGATCGGACAAGCTGGCATATATCAAATACACAGTACAAGAGGGTTTCCAGAGAATTGATGGcatttgttttttcttgtaAATCTTGAATTGAACGCCTTGAGAGCTTAAGAGTTATCTTCAAAATATTGTGATACATAGAAAATGGTGTTTTCTTGTGGAGTCTATGTAATTAGAATATATGTAGGATTTCTATATTCCAAATTCCTTTAGTGATACTAGATTATGGTAGCAATAGGTAGAAAGGTTTCTTCAATTATGTAAAATCTAAATATCTTATATCTCTACTTTTTGAGtagtttgaattgtataacatataTGCTATTTCTCGCAGGTAAGGTGGGAAGTGCAAAAAAAATCTTAACATTAGCCCAAAAAGGTTGGACTCTTGTATACCCACAACTAAGGTGCATC
It includes:
- the LOC116010758 gene encoding uncharacterized protein LOC116010758, yielding MDEHRRSTSLTNRLSIPLNIPQTTKPTQDKILSLPSPQTTQVEIPEHQNPENPLPIQLENSHTDETRSEPQSEPNPETTPTIPIDDSPLDFEFETGNPPELLVAEQTDEEDNLTLSQVKKNQAKAKGKKKIQEEHVDKNPVAKIQVFPALVTRRKTRSSTTQQEKETPSPTRKTKRKQPIAEQPVPVETTASKKRKKNTTQTQQPESQPDVSAVTPLEVITPQFLSDEYAARWDSTNKRKILSERRPAHIYGRVWLRGNEYNFDTRTINLYLGIDTSDIEDPVIGANTITKVITGGTYSYWPAETNMLPAKSLTTKYAILHKLAMTNWMPNKHRGGLNFLMATLIYKIGKGFKPEPNEPMEAPQVRTIDARLKQGSHVLDIFPEHASNSAPALNLDAPFTSKLTAQHLDKSIRDLNTIIQILVEKRTIEMQLREQLRLRDQEMTAAVTETPTDTSTAHEADSIAPEVDSTANSQEDVSSESE